A part of Biomphalaria glabrata chromosome 3, xgBioGlab47.1, whole genome shotgun sequence genomic DNA contains:
- the LOC129924938 gene encoding histone H1-delta-like — protein sequence MFAHGYINRGPRFSLTFCCFACTRTHALPVSFSSSLVNMADNDTAAAPAPAPVKTPKKKAAAKPKAPAAHPQYKAMIQAAIVALKERGGSSRQAILKYIAANYKVGDNPTAINARLKAALKAGVKAGTLKQSKGTGAAGSFRLGEKKAEKKPKAKKVAVKKPKSPKKAAAAKPKKAAGAKKAATKSPKKAAKKPAAPKKAKSPKKVAAAKPKKPKTPKKPAAAKPKVAKKPAAAKKPKATKKAAAPKA from the coding sequence ATGTTCGCGCACGGGTATATAAACCGGGGGCCTCGCTTCTCGCTGACATTCTGTTGTTTCGCTTGCACTCGTACACACGCTCTCCCAGTCTCGTTCTCTTCATCACTCGTCAATATGGCCGATAATGATACCGCCGCTGCTCCTGCACCCGCTCCAGTCAAGACTCCTAAGAAGAAAGCCGCTGCCAAGCCTAAGGCCCCAGCAGCACATCCTCAATACAAGGCTATGATTCAAGCCGCCATTGTAGCGCTGAAAGAACGCGGAGGATCTTCACGCCAGgccattttaaaatacattgctGCCAACTACAAAGTCGGTGACAACCCAACTGCCATTAACGCTCGTCTGAAGGCCGCTCTTAAAGCTGGTGTAAAGGCTGGAACCTTGAAACAATCTAAGGGTACTGGCGCTGCTGGTTCCTTCCGTCTTGGTGAGAAGAAAGCTGAAAAGAAACCCAAGGCCAAGAAAGTTGCAGTCAAGAAACCCAAATCTCCAAAGAAGGCTGCCGCTGCTAAGCCCAAGAAAGCTGCAGGTGCCAAGAAAGCTGCCACCAAGTCTCCCAAGAAGGCTGCCAAGAAGCCAGCTGCACCCAAAAAGGCCAAATCACCCAAGAAGGTAGCAGCTGCCAAACCAAAGAAGCCTAAGACTCCCAAGAAACCAGCTGCAGCTAAACCAAAGGTTGCCAAGAAACCAGCTGCTGCCAAAAAGCCTAAAGCCACAAAGAAAGCTGCAGCTCCCAAAGCATAA
- the LOC129924960 gene encoding histone H1-delta-like — protein MFAHGYINRGPRFSLTFCCFACTRTHALPVSFSSSLVNMADNDTAAAPAPAPVKTPKKKAAAKPKAPAAHPQYKAMIQAAIVALKERGGSSRQAILKYIAANYKVGDNPTAINARLKAALKAGVKAGTLKQSKGTGAAGSFRLGEKKAEKKPKAKKVAVKKPKSPKKAAAAKPKKAAGAKKAATKSLKKAAKKPAAPKKAKSPKKVAAAKPKKPKTPKKPAAAKPKVAKKPAAAKKPKATKKAAAPKA, from the coding sequence ATGTTCGCGCACGGGTATATAAACCGGGGGCCTCGCTTCTCGCTGACATTCTGTTGTTTCGCTTGCACTCGTACACACGCTCTCCCAGTCTCGTTCTCTTCATCACTCGTCAATATGGCCGATAATGATACCGCCGCTGCTCCTGCACCCGCTCCAGTCAAGACTCCTAAGAAGAAAGCCGCTGCCAAGCCTAAGGCCCCAGCAGCACATCCTCAATACAAGGCTATGATTCAAGCCGCCATTGTAGCGCTGAAAGAACGCGGAGGATCTTCACGCCAGgccattttaaaatacattgctGCCAACTACAAAGTCGGTGACAACCCAACTGCCATTAACGCTCGTCTGAAGGCCGCTCTTAAAGCTGGTGTAAAGGCTGGAACCTTGAAACAATCTAAGGGTACTGGCGCTGCTGGTTCCTTCCGTCTTGGTGAGAAGAAAGCTGAAAAGAAACCCAAGGCCAAGAAAGTTGCAGTCAAGAAACCCAAATCTCCAAAGAAGGCTGCCGCTGCTAAGCCCAAGAAAGCTGCAGGTGCCAAGAAAGCTGCCACCAAGTCTCTCAAGAAGGCTGCCAAGAAGCCAGCTGCACCCAAAAAGGCCAAATCACCCAAGAAGGTAGCAGCTGCCAAACCAAAGAAGCCTAAGACTCCCAAGAAACCAGCTGCAGCTAAACCAAAGGTTGCCAAGAAACCAGCTGCTGCCAAAAAGCCTAAAGCCACAAAGAAAGCTGCAGCTCCCAAAGCATAA